A window of Hyalangium gracile contains these coding sequences:
- a CDS encoding YecA family protein, with protein MSSSRPGRNDPCPCGSGKKYKACHAAEDRARAAPPPASPHPLAADLQAAMALLGDPDVSKLSRTLDHLGTLLTKWGPAPNLRFDAQAFDEHLTRKLEALPDTVEKNPAQAHRELLVDTVRHFGTRAFLDAFRASVLQRAVESGHSPEDRQALCVAALLASPSARSKSFRPEDIPVLDVVFDVQFREWCARHRELASKFEALTRFAEDELSPEVREALRKAREGNVDALLQHVQSDPRLVERITREAKERSARVEAKLRERTTPPLFAPEEELWFTCVLWEPLRAVKGAATSDTTRRAAVENLIRAVKGALDSELLEGMLERLRRKAQDTSLDEPTRAWFTDASIAVEAEPSRMVMAALFTASQEAVGRSAEELVMLADIKAKPMWTAEDFEPYHKLLEEMGLPAAAARIRRCQDWLREHPVSLATESV; from the coding sequence ATGAGCTCCTCGAGACCCGGCCGCAACGATCCCTGCCCCTGTGGCAGCGGAAAGAAATACAAAGCCTGTCACGCGGCCGAGGACCGGGCGCGTGCCGCTCCCCCGCCTGCTTCCCCTCACCCGCTGGCCGCCGACCTCCAGGCCGCCATGGCCCTGCTCGGTGACCCGGATGTGTCCAAGCTGTCACGGACGCTGGACCACCTGGGCACGCTGCTGACGAAGTGGGGCCCCGCGCCGAACCTGCGCTTCGACGCCCAGGCCTTCGACGAGCACCTCACCCGGAAGCTGGAGGCCCTGCCGGACACCGTGGAGAAGAACCCGGCGCAGGCCCACCGGGAGCTGCTCGTTGACACCGTGCGCCACTTCGGCACACGCGCCTTCCTGGACGCGTTCCGGGCGAGCGTGCTCCAGCGCGCCGTCGAGTCCGGCCACTCGCCCGAGGACCGACAGGCCTTGTGTGTCGCTGCCCTGCTCGCCTCCCCCTCCGCCAGGAGCAAGAGCTTCCGTCCCGAGGACATCCCCGTGCTGGATGTCGTCTTCGACGTGCAGTTCCGCGAGTGGTGCGCCCGGCACCGGGAGCTGGCCAGCAAGTTCGAGGCGCTCACCCGCTTCGCCGAGGACGAGCTCTCCCCCGAGGTGCGCGAGGCCCTGCGGAAGGCCCGCGAGGGCAACGTGGATGCCCTGCTCCAGCACGTTCAGTCGGACCCGCGCCTCGTCGAGCGCATCACCCGCGAGGCCAAGGAGCGCTCCGCCCGCGTCGAGGCGAAGCTGCGCGAGCGCACCACTCCGCCGCTCTTCGCGCCCGAGGAGGAGCTGTGGTTCACCTGCGTGCTCTGGGAGCCGCTGCGGGCCGTGAAGGGCGCCGCCACCAGCGACACCACGCGCCGCGCCGCCGTGGAGAACCTCATCCGCGCGGTGAAGGGCGCGCTGGACTCGGAGCTGCTCGAGGGGATGCTGGAGCGCCTGCGGCGCAAGGCTCAGGACACCTCGCTGGACGAGCCCACCCGCGCCTGGTTCACCGATGCCTCCATCGCAGTCGAGGCCGAGCCCTCGCGCATGGTCATGGCCGCCCTCTTCACCGCCAGCCAGGAGGCCGTGGGCCGCTCCGCCGAGGAGCTGGTCATGCTCGCCGACATCAAGGCGAAGCCCATGTGGACGGCCGAGGACTTCGAGCCCTACCACAAGCTCCTGGAGGAGATGGGGCTTCCAGCCGCCGCCGCGCGCATCCGCCGCTGCCAGGACTGGCTGCGCGAGCACCCCGTCTCGCTCGCCACCGAGAGCGTCTGA
- a CDS encoding cyclic nucleotide-binding domain-containing protein produces the protein MAGDTIQRHKEKAARLLGLDQLEAALAEYEQVVKLAPDDGSSHQRVAELRERLGRRVEAVAAYEEASLAFARTGQLLRAIVACKGLLALEPGHTRTPRSLADLYGWQGPSLRGTASQPQKEFAPLPDGRGPAAGMPVVPLFSQLGREPFAAVVEAMEVRKVPMGQAVVEEGEHGASMFALVEGRVAVVRHLEGGERRKVGELADGSFFGELALISEGPRLASVLTLAPVVLLEFTRERLAQVMKRHPVVGQVVQSFYRERMVENLLRSNPVFTPLQPEQKQAVAREFELREVKTGEVVLEQGQQGDAFYLLLRGRCTPYHVQADGKERAYPPLREGDVFGEISLLLGKPVTATVRAEVPSVVLKLERAAFDRLILSQPGMRGALTRVGTERLQRTAKLLSGRELHDGDMRV, from the coding sequence ATGGCAGGCGACACGATTCAGCGACACAAGGAGAAGGCCGCGCGGCTGCTCGGGCTGGATCAGCTCGAGGCGGCGCTGGCCGAGTACGAGCAGGTGGTGAAGCTCGCGCCGGATGACGGGTCGAGCCACCAGCGCGTGGCCGAGCTGCGCGAGCGGCTCGGGCGCCGGGTGGAGGCGGTGGCCGCGTACGAGGAGGCCTCGCTGGCCTTCGCTCGGACGGGCCAGCTGCTGCGAGCCATCGTTGCGTGCAAGGGGCTGCTGGCGCTGGAGCCGGGGCACACGCGGACGCCGCGCTCGCTGGCGGACCTCTATGGATGGCAGGGGCCCAGCCTGCGCGGCACCGCGAGCCAGCCGCAGAAGGAGTTCGCTCCGCTGCCGGACGGGCGCGGGCCGGCGGCGGGCATGCCGGTGGTGCCGCTGTTCTCGCAGCTGGGCCGCGAGCCCTTCGCCGCCGTGGTGGAGGCGATGGAGGTGCGCAAGGTCCCCATGGGCCAGGCGGTGGTGGAGGAGGGCGAGCACGGCGCTTCGATGTTCGCGCTGGTGGAGGGCCGGGTGGCGGTGGTGCGCCACCTCGAGGGCGGCGAGCGCCGCAAGGTGGGCGAGCTGGCCGACGGCTCCTTCTTCGGAGAGCTGGCGCTCATCTCGGAGGGGCCGCGGCTGGCCAGCGTGCTGACGCTGGCGCCGGTGGTGCTCCTGGAGTTCACCCGCGAGCGGCTGGCGCAGGTGATGAAGCGCCACCCGGTGGTGGGCCAGGTGGTGCAGTCCTTCTACCGCGAGCGGATGGTGGAGAACCTGCTGCGCAGCAACCCGGTGTTCACGCCGCTGCAGCCCGAGCAGAAGCAGGCGGTGGCGCGCGAGTTCGAGCTGCGCGAGGTGAAGACGGGCGAGGTGGTGCTCGAGCAGGGCCAGCAGGGAGACGCCTTCTACCTGCTGCTGCGCGGGCGCTGCACGCCGTACCACGTGCAGGCGGACGGCAAGGAGCGCGCGTACCCGCCGCTGCGCGAGGGTGACGTGTTCGGAGAAATCTCCCTGCTGCTCGGCAAGCCGGTGACGGCGACGGTGCGGGCGGAGGTGCCCAGCGTGGTGCTGAAGCTGGAGCGGGCCGCCTTCGACCGGCTCATCCTGAGCCAGCCGGGCATGCGCGGCGCGCTGACGCGCGTGGGCACCGAGCGGCTGCAGCGCACGGCGAAGCTGCTCTCGGGCCGGGAGCTCCACGACGGAGACATGCGCGTCTGA
- a CDS encoding cyclic nucleotide-binding domain-containing protein: MEQSSAGSNKADESGQAGAPGGGSAYQVVQWLATRDEVDTAVQLYEDMSAAQRDRLLKEAASATVEERRGLVEVLRKARDFTGAARLLQGFGSDAEAAALYEQGGNQVEAAEAYFRAGDIAKAAAALERGGALERALELYRGLGARESMAQCLARLGRPLEAAAVYRELGNVHAEVEALCGVPVDDARHLESVLRICTLLDNEGQPRRALALLVDTLRGSEEARKDPAVLAEQARLLRRVGRDAEADEVLAQLPGVGGATSTVPPVARVTPSTSGYGYLKAIPIFGELSLDDMKDLYRVAQQVLIPEGATVLEKGAQGTGLFVLLEGTVDVFSGPEPDAKRLNTLGPGAYLGEISLIQDGPTSAHVRARTAVRALRITRAGFQHYLDTHEGAALRIYRLFTRNLAARVRALSA, encoded by the coding sequence ATGGAGCAATCCTCGGCGGGGTCCAACAAGGCGGATGAGAGCGGGCAGGCGGGCGCACCCGGTGGCGGGAGCGCCTACCAGGTCGTGCAGTGGCTGGCCACGCGCGACGAGGTGGACACGGCCGTCCAGCTCTACGAGGACATGAGCGCGGCGCAGCGCGATCGGCTGCTGAAGGAAGCCGCGAGCGCCACCGTGGAGGAGCGCAGGGGGCTGGTGGAGGTGCTGCGCAAGGCGCGTGACTTCACCGGCGCCGCGCGGCTGCTGCAGGGCTTCGGCTCGGACGCGGAGGCCGCGGCGCTGTACGAGCAGGGCGGCAACCAGGTGGAGGCGGCCGAGGCGTACTTCCGCGCCGGCGACATCGCGAAGGCGGCGGCGGCGCTCGAGCGGGGCGGCGCGCTGGAGCGGGCGCTGGAGCTGTACCGGGGCCTGGGCGCGCGCGAGTCCATGGCGCAGTGTCTGGCCCGGCTCGGCCGGCCGCTGGAGGCGGCGGCGGTGTACCGCGAGCTCGGCAACGTGCACGCGGAGGTGGAGGCGCTGTGCGGCGTGCCGGTGGACGATGCGCGGCACCTGGAGTCCGTGCTGCGTATCTGCACCCTGCTGGACAACGAGGGGCAGCCGCGGCGCGCGCTGGCGCTGCTGGTGGACACGCTGCGCGGCTCGGAGGAGGCCCGCAAGGATCCGGCGGTGCTGGCCGAGCAGGCCCGGCTGCTGCGGCGGGTGGGCCGGGACGCGGAGGCGGACGAGGTGCTGGCGCAGCTGCCGGGCGTGGGCGGCGCCACCTCCACGGTGCCGCCGGTGGCGCGGGTGACGCCGTCCACGAGCGGCTACGGCTACCTCAAGGCCATCCCCATCTTCGGCGAGCTGTCGCTGGATGACATGAAGGACTTGTACCGGGTGGCGCAGCAGGTGCTCATCCCGGAGGGGGCAACGGTGCTGGAGAAGGGCGCGCAGGGCACGGGGCTCTTCGTGCTGCTGGAGGGGACGGTGGACGTGTTCAGCGGCCCCGAGCCCGACGCCAAGCGGCTCAACACGCTGGGGCCGGGGGCCTACCTCGGAGAGATCTCGCTCATCCAGGACGGCCCGACGTCGGCGCACGTGAGGGCGCGCACGGCGGTGCGGGCGCTGCGCATCACCCGCGCGGGGTTCCAGCACTACCTGGACACGCACGAGGGCGCGGCGCTGCGCATCTATCGACTCTTCACGCGCAACCTCGCCGCGCGCGTTCGCGCGCTGAGCGCTTGA
- a CDS encoding class I SAM-dependent methyltransferase: MPHRFDNAAEWAKRFEDPERDVWQKPDEVIAALALPPDAKVADIGSATGYFAVRLARAVPKGRVYGVDIEPDMARYLGERARSEGLSHLTAVLGAPADPKIPEPVDLVLVVNTYHHIADRPAYFQRVLGSLTPKGRLAIIDFRLGQPMGPPEQHRLSPEQVRQELEAAGYRFAQEHGFLPNQYFLVFTRAGNG, from the coding sequence ATGCCCCACCGCTTCGACAACGCGGCCGAGTGGGCGAAGCGGTTCGAGGATCCCGAGCGGGATGTCTGGCAGAAGCCGGACGAGGTGATCGCCGCGCTCGCGCTGCCCCCGGACGCCAAGGTGGCGGACATCGGCTCGGCCACGGGGTACTTCGCGGTGCGGCTGGCGCGGGCGGTGCCCAAGGGGCGTGTCTACGGCGTGGACATCGAGCCGGACATGGCGCGCTACCTCGGCGAGCGGGCCCGGAGCGAAGGGCTGAGCCACCTCACCGCCGTGCTCGGCGCGCCCGCGGATCCCAAGATTCCCGAGCCCGTGGACCTGGTGCTCGTGGTCAACACGTACCACCACATCGCGGATCGCCCGGCGTACTTCCAGCGGGTGCTGGGCTCGCTGACGCCGAAAGGCCGCCTGGCCATCATCGACTTCCGGCTGGGGCAGCCGATGGGCCCGCCGGAGCAGCACCGGCTGTCACCGGAGCAGGTGCGCCAGGAGCTGGAGGCCGCGGGCTACCGGTTCGCCCAGGAGCACGGCTTCCTCCCCAACCAGTACTTCCTCGTCTTCACGCGCGCGGGGAACGGGTGA
- a CDS encoding WD40/YVTN/BNR-like repeat-containing protein yields the protein MKTPPSSCWRLLLVLLTLRALPALAHAGLPETSSLSARRGSQSDFIAGASFGAVISRDQGQSWRWLCPEGMGIGAWRPEKYFWLTGGEILAATGSALIRSSDGGCTWTSHPFFKDTWVTNLAVHPTNERLMYATTGRPSVGNGIFRSDDGGQTWTPLTVLRPEVRYSAIRISASNPLRLYVSAQDPDGMFLFRSDDGGQTWARLPQPLPQFQRPYDLILLLVSDASPDVLWARVSAQGFSYLLVSTDGGATLTQAMETADVIIGAEASADGRTVWVATPVHLYRGRDGAFEELPLPNGNACALRVGDTLYGCGSSWVHDWALASSRDEGTTWQPIFGLTGIQGSHVCPAGTPVQQFCPPRWPQLASILGAPVYNETDGGVEPPPDAGVQEEPNEPEPPPTKKGGCSATTGLIPAALLFLTLTLGRRSRRAPNQRA from the coding sequence ATGAAGACGCCCCCCTCTTCCTGCTGGAGGCTGCTGCTGGTGCTGCTCACGCTGCGCGCCCTCCCAGCGCTGGCCCACGCGGGCCTGCCCGAGACGAGCAGCCTCAGCGCGCGCCGCGGCAGCCAGAGCGACTTCATCGCGGGCGCCTCGTTCGGCGCGGTCATCTCGAGGGACCAGGGGCAGAGCTGGCGGTGGCTGTGCCCCGAGGGCATGGGCATCGGCGCCTGGCGCCCGGAGAAGTACTTCTGGCTGACGGGCGGAGAGATCCTCGCCGCCACGGGCAGCGCGCTCATCCGCTCGAGCGACGGGGGCTGCACGTGGACCTCGCACCCGTTCTTCAAGGACACGTGGGTCACCAACCTCGCCGTGCACCCGACGAACGAGCGCCTCATGTACGCCACCACGGGCCGGCCCTCCGTGGGCAACGGCATCTTCCGCTCGGACGACGGGGGACAGACGTGGACGCCCCTCACGGTGCTGCGCCCGGAGGTCCGCTACTCCGCCATCCGCATCTCGGCCTCCAACCCGCTGCGGCTCTACGTCTCCGCCCAGGATCCGGACGGGATGTTCCTCTTCCGCAGCGACGACGGGGGCCAGACGTGGGCCCGGCTGCCGCAGCCGCTGCCCCAGTTCCAGCGCCCGTATGATCTCATCCTCCTGCTGGTGAGCGATGCCTCGCCAGACGTCCTCTGGGCCCGCGTCTCGGCGCAGGGCTTCAGCTACCTGCTCGTGAGCACGGACGGTGGCGCCACGCTGACCCAGGCGATGGAGACGGCGGATGTCATCATCGGCGCGGAGGCCTCCGCGGACGGCCGCACCGTCTGGGTCGCCACCCCCGTCCACCTCTACCGAGGGCGGGATGGCGCGTTCGAGGAGCTGCCCCTGCCGAACGGCAACGCGTGCGCGCTGCGCGTGGGTGACACCCTCTATGGATGCGGCTCGAGCTGGGTGCACGACTGGGCCCTGGCGAGCAGCCGCGACGAGGGGACGACCTGGCAGCCCATCTTCGGCCTCACCGGCATCCAGGGCTCCCACGTCTGCCCGGCGGGGACGCCCGTCCAGCAGTTCTGCCCTCCGCGCTGGCCGCAGCTCGCGTCCATCCTCGGTGCGCCCGTGTACAACGAGACCGATGGCGGCGTGGAGCCACCGCCCGACGCGGGCGTCCAGGAAGAGCCCAACGAGCCGGAGCCTCCGCCCACCAAGAAGGGCGGCTGCAGCGCCACCACGGGCCTGATCCCCGCGGCCCTCCTGTTCCTCACCCTCACCCTCGGCCGTCGCTCCCGGCGAGCCCCCAACCAGAGAGCCTGA
- a CDS encoding YncE family protein has protein sequence MMRSGLLLAALAPLALVACGEKDTTGPLKVPELEYGTEQPWPAPPALPPVGPAGRVIITNNMDDTLSLLDLDTLGSADWKELARVPVGLNPVELEGPHHAVVSPNGDFYYVGISNYVPGAGSGPHGTHGAGTADGYCLKMDASTHTLLGSVRVDANPGDVILSQDGRTLFQTHFDLLKIAEVAKRNGPEREMDSRMAILDAQTMTRKAMVSVCPAPHAVRLSPDERRAYIACWSDEVAIVDLTQPTYPVSRVKVAPNAGTAVSPRHEPYALTVSPTGAVWVSSLSSRSVQYLDPVTLTMNPDRTVRLDGSPMFGAFTADGRTLYMPYQGVESIAVIDPELASPSYIPPEIPLAPSGCLNIHQVMLTPDERHGLVVCEGDHVGPGTFHVVDLAERKVVKTVQVGIFPDSVALLRRQP, from the coding sequence ATGATGCGCTCCGGACTGCTGCTGGCGGCGCTCGCGCCCCTGGCCCTGGTCGCATGCGGGGAGAAGGACACCACCGGCCCGCTGAAGGTGCCCGAGCTGGAGTACGGCACCGAGCAGCCGTGGCCCGCTCCCCCGGCGCTGCCGCCCGTCGGCCCCGCCGGGCGGGTCATCATCACCAACAACATGGATGACACCCTGAGCCTGCTGGACCTGGACACCCTGGGCTCGGCGGACTGGAAGGAGCTCGCGCGCGTGCCGGTGGGGCTCAACCCCGTGGAGCTGGAGGGGCCCCACCACGCGGTGGTCTCTCCGAACGGGGACTTCTATTACGTGGGCATCTCCAACTACGTGCCCGGCGCGGGCTCGGGGCCCCACGGCACGCACGGCGCGGGCACGGCGGACGGCTACTGCCTCAAGATGGATGCCTCCACCCACACGCTCCTCGGCTCGGTGCGCGTGGACGCGAACCCGGGCGATGTCATCCTCAGCCAGGACGGACGCACGCTGTTCCAGACGCACTTCGATCTGCTGAAGATCGCCGAGGTCGCCAAGCGCAACGGGCCCGAGCGCGAGATGGACTCGCGCATGGCCATCCTCGACGCGCAGACGATGACGCGAAAGGCGATGGTGTCCGTGTGCCCCGCGCCTCACGCGGTGCGCCTGTCCCCGGACGAGCGCCGCGCGTACATCGCCTGCTGGTCCGATGAGGTGGCCATCGTGGACCTGACGCAGCCGACCTACCCGGTGTCGCGCGTGAAGGTGGCCCCCAACGCCGGGACGGCCGTCTCCCCCCGACACGAGCCCTACGCGCTCACCGTGTCCCCCACGGGCGCGGTGTGGGTCAGCTCGCTGTCGAGCCGCTCCGTGCAGTACCTGGACCCGGTGACGCTCACCATGAATCCCGACCGCACGGTGCGCCTGGACGGCTCGCCGATGTTCGGCGCCTTCACCGCCGACGGCCGCACCCTCTACATGCCGTACCAGGGCGTCGAGTCCATCGCCGTCATCGACCCCGAGCTGGCCAGCCCCTCCTATATACCGCCCGAGATTCCCCTGGCGCCCAGCGGCTGCCTCAACATCCACCAGGTGATGCTGACGCCGGACGAGCGGCACGGGCTCGTCGTCTGCGAGGGCGACCACGTGGGCCCCGGCACGTTCCACGTCGTGGACCTGGCCGAGCGCAAGGTGGTGAAGACGGTCCAGGTGGGCATCTTCCCGGACTCGGTGGCCCTGCTCCGGAGGCAGCCATGA
- a CDS encoding c-type cytochrome codes for MRWGLLAAGLLAVGCGGPTTAADFGEELFQDARLSESEFNSFSCATCHGTSATPEPGHVRAGYSLYNSAFRPSWWGGYETNLLSAVNFCYVNFMRGVSPLTPEDPKSRALYEYLVSISPDTEAPALPFTVVKNIEDVPRGNASRGAEVYRTACQTCHGETHTGKGRLTELASILPEVVEDYDALFPGVPHQLVVIEKVRHGQFFGVGGSMPPYSREALSDEDLGALLAFLGL; via the coding sequence ATGAGGTGGGGACTGCTGGCGGCCGGCCTGCTCGCGGTGGGCTGTGGCGGGCCCACCACCGCGGCGGACTTCGGTGAGGAGCTGTTCCAGGACGCGCGGCTGTCCGAGAGCGAGTTCAACAGCTTCTCGTGCGCGACGTGCCACGGCACCAGCGCCACGCCGGAGCCCGGACACGTCCGCGCGGGCTACTCGCTCTACAACTCGGCCTTCCGCCCGAGCTGGTGGGGCGGCTACGAGACGAACCTGCTGAGCGCGGTGAACTTCTGCTACGTGAACTTCATGCGGGGCGTGTCGCCGCTGACGCCGGAGGACCCGAAGTCTCGTGCCCTGTACGAGTACCTCGTGAGCATCAGCCCGGACACGGAGGCCCCCGCCCTTCCCTTCACCGTGGTGAAGAACATCGAGGACGTGCCGCGAGGGAACGCCAGCCGCGGCGCCGAGGTGTACCGCACCGCCTGCCAGACGTGCCACGGCGAGACGCACACCGGAAAGGGGCGCCTCACCGAGCTCGCCTCCATCCTGCCGGAGGTGGTGGAGGACTACGACGCGCTCTTCCCGGGAGTGCCGCACCAGCTCGTCGTCATCGAGAAGGTGCGCCACGGCCAGTTCTTCGGCGTCGGCGGCAGCATGCCGCCCTACAGCCGGGAGGCCCTCTCGGATGAGGACCTGGGCGCGCTGCTGGCGTTCCTGGGGCTCTGA
- a CDS encoding DUF2203 domain-containing protein has translation MLRAMRYFGVDEANRLIPLLNGVFERVRPWVENVQRLAGELDALRSRGTRDAHTEQLREEHDGLVEKIRAELQQLEEMGIEVKAANGLVDFHAQLSGRTVYLCWRYGEKSVSHWHELDAGFAGRRAIDDPDAFTPTYLS, from the coding sequence ATGCTTCGGGCAATGCGTTACTTCGGCGTGGACGAGGCGAATCGGCTCATTCCCCTGCTGAACGGCGTCTTCGAGCGCGTCCGCCCCTGGGTGGAGAACGTGCAGCGGCTCGCCGGAGAGCTGGATGCGCTCCGGAGCCGGGGCACGCGGGACGCGCACACCGAGCAGCTCCGGGAGGAGCACGACGGGCTGGTCGAGAAGATCCGCGCGGAGCTGCAGCAGCTCGAGGAGATGGGCATCGAGGTGAAGGCCGCCAACGGGCTGGTGGACTTCCACGCGCAGCTCAGCGGGCGCACGGTGTACCTGTGCTGGCGCTACGGGGAGAAGTCGGTGTCCCACTGGCACGAGCTGGACGCGGGCTTCGCGGGGCGCCGGGCCATCGATGATCCGGACGCCTTCACCCCCACCTACCTGAGCTGA
- a CDS encoding NmrA/HSCARG family protein, translating to MDFPLSVLVTGATGRQGGALVRQLLHRGYRVMALTRNPDSATAHALEGLGVKLALGDFDDPVSLEAAMRRVDTVFAMATPFEAGLEAEVRQGMNLVDAARRAGVRHFIYSSVAGADQHTGVPHFDSKHQVELYLRRSNLPYTIVGPTFFMENFTGSLIREGLEAGVLSLPLSPTRGLQMVALEDLACFVAHIIGNAEDFYGERIDIASDEVTPQQATDLLSYVSGHRIHYEQLPLDLLRERSEDMALMFEWLERVGYHADVLTLRHEILEVPWHTFEEWARSQDWSFIGGAARADSGLGTSSGP from the coding sequence ATGGATTTCCCTCTCTCCGTGCTGGTGACGGGCGCCACGGGCCGCCAGGGTGGTGCGCTGGTCCGCCAGCTGCTCCACCGGGGCTACCGCGTCATGGCCCTCACCCGGAACCCGGACTCCGCGACGGCGCACGCCCTGGAAGGCCTGGGAGTGAAGCTGGCGCTCGGTGACTTCGATGATCCCGTCTCCCTGGAAGCAGCCATGCGCCGCGTGGACACCGTCTTCGCCATGGCCACGCCCTTCGAGGCGGGGCTCGAGGCCGAGGTGCGCCAGGGCATGAACCTGGTGGACGCCGCCCGGCGAGCGGGCGTGAGGCACTTCATCTACTCCTCGGTGGCGGGGGCCGACCAGCACACCGGCGTGCCCCACTTCGACAGCAAGCACCAGGTGGAGCTCTACCTGCGCCGCTCCAACCTGCCCTACACCATCGTGGGCCCGACGTTCTTCATGGAGAACTTCACCGGCTCCCTCATCCGCGAGGGCCTCGAGGCCGGCGTGCTCAGCCTGCCCCTGTCGCCCACCCGGGGCCTGCAGATGGTGGCCCTGGAGGACCTGGCCTGCTTCGTCGCCCACATCATCGGCAACGCTGAGGACTTCTATGGTGAGCGCATCGACATCGCCTCGGACGAGGTGACGCCGCAGCAGGCGACGGATCTGCTCTCGTACGTGAGCGGCCACCGCATCCACTACGAGCAGCTGCCGCTGGACCTGCTTCGCGAGCGCAGCGAGGACATGGCGCTGATGTTCGAGTGGCTCGAGCGCGTGGGCTACCACGCCGACGTGCTCACCCTGCGCCACGAGATCCTGGAGGTGCCCTGGCACACCTTCGAGGAGTGGGCCCGTAGCCAGGACTGGAGCTTCATCGGCGGCGCCGCCCGCGCCGACAGCGGGCTGGGAACGAGCTCGGGCCCGTGA